Proteins co-encoded in one Dyella japonica A8 genomic window:
- a CDS encoding VOC family protein → MNTRFQRITPFLWFDHQAEEAARFYVSIFPNSRVLATTRYASASAAASGQAEGSVMTVDFELDGQSMAALNGGPVFRFNEAVSLVVHCRTQEEIDHYWERLLEGAADQTGQCGWLKDRFGLSWQVVPEDMIRLLTGSDAASVARVHAAIMGMTKLDLPELRRAAAG, encoded by the coding sequence ATGAACACGCGATTCCAGCGCATCACCCCATTTCTCTGGTTCGATCACCAGGCCGAGGAGGCCGCCCGGTTCTACGTGTCGATCTTTCCCAACTCGCGCGTCCTCGCCACCACGCGCTATGCCTCGGCCAGTGCAGCTGCCTCCGGACAAGCGGAAGGCTCGGTGATGACCGTCGATTTCGAACTCGACGGGCAATCGATGGCGGCGTTGAACGGTGGTCCCGTGTTCCGCTTCAACGAAGCCGTGTCGCTGGTCGTGCACTGCCGCACGCAGGAGGAGATCGATCACTACTGGGAGCGATTGCTGGAAGGCGCGGCGGATCAGACGGGTCAGTGCGGTTGGCTCAAGGACCGCTTCGGCTTGTCATGGCAGGTGGTGCCGGAGGACATGATCCGCTTGCTCACGGGCAGCGATGCCGCCAGCGTGGCGCGCGTACATGCCGCCATCATGGGCATGACGAAGCTCGACCTGCCCGAACTGCGCCGGGCGGCGGCGGGGTGA
- the wrbA gene encoding NAD(P)H:quinone oxidoreductase translates to MREHGGNRDLIARYTSRSDSHTQTMSHDILVLYYSRSGHTAQLARLVARGVEEVPGMRARLRQVPPVAPVTEVAQPPEPEEGAPYVTRADLAECAGLALGSPTRFGNMAAPLKYFLDSTGAEWASGALAGKPAAVFTATSTMHGGQESTLLSMALPLLHHGMLLVGLPYTEPALTATQTGGTPYGASHVAGAKGDNAISEHERELARALGRRLADVARRLGTSA, encoded by the coding sequence ATGCGTGAACATGGCGGCAACAGGGACTTGATCGCCCGTTACACTAGCCGATCAGACAGCCATACCCAAACCATGAGCCACGACATCCTGGTCCTCTACTACAGCCGCTCCGGCCACACTGCCCAGCTTGCGCGACTGGTCGCACGCGGCGTGGAGGAAGTGCCCGGCATGCGCGCGCGCCTTCGCCAGGTGCCGCCAGTGGCCCCCGTCACCGAAGTCGCGCAGCCACCGGAACCGGAGGAAGGAGCGCCCTACGTGACGCGTGCGGACCTGGCTGAATGCGCCGGCCTGGCGCTGGGCAGCCCGACCCGCTTCGGCAATATGGCCGCGCCCCTGAAGTACTTCCTCGATTCCACCGGCGCGGAGTGGGCCAGCGGCGCGCTGGCCGGCAAGCCGGCAGCGGTGTTCACCGCCACCAGCACGATGCATGGCGGGCAGGAATCCACCCTGCTCAGCATGGCTCTGCCCCTGCTGCACCACGGCATGCTGCTGGTGGGCCTGCCGTATACCGAGCCTGCCCTCACCGCCACGCAAACCGGTGGCACGCCCTATGGCGCCAGCCATGTCGCGGGCGCCAAGGGCGACAACGCGATCAGCGAACACGAGCGCGAACTGGCGCGTGCGCTGGGTCGCCGGCTTGCCGACGTGGCGCGACGACTGGGCACCAGCGCATGA
- a CDS encoding tetratricopeptide repeat protein: MTDLFTPSPQVLAQQIVERIERGAYDDAERAASDARGQYPDDAELARLHGIALLQVQRPADALASLQDAARLAPQSIEVQCNLGSAMLAGGDADGAIEHLRAALRQSPGHPAILLTLGNALMAAARFQHARESYAMATHGAPTHPGLRLNLAAAELELGNADQAQVHTEEALQLYPRFDAAYALRGRILQSQGKGAEATQAWQLAERISPQNPQYPFALGQALEDDGQLAAAAEAYERALRLDPNDGRALSQLLFLRRRLYDWHDLDELSQRAQAAVATGAGTISPFTLLAEDVDAELQLTGARNYAAAVEKSTAPLRKQLAFTHAKPAPDNPVRIGFVADGFNEHATGLLVVAMLEILAGYDDLDVHLFATTPDDGGAIRRRLAAATTMHDVSALNHAQLAQRIHDTGVEILVDLNGYSGRDNADLFALRPAPVQVNWLAYAGSTGAPWMDYLVADAVILPDELRPHVSEKLVRLPRCYQPNDNTREVAQPPSRAECGLPEQGTVFACFNNSYKINPAAFARLMLVLQQVPDSVLWLLSGKDGTDDRLRAAAGAAGIAPERLVFLPRLPHADYLSRYVNADLFLDTLPYNAHTTASDALWAGCPVLTSTGRTFAGRVATSLLLQLGLPELVCEDDEAFIAMATQLGNDREALRTLRQHLSQQRTQSSLFDMQGFAGDFRRAMQAMSARYRIGRHPVDLDL, translated from the coding sequence ATGACTGACCTCTTTACCCCCTCTCCCCAGGTGCTGGCGCAGCAGATCGTTGAAAGGATCGAGCGCGGCGCCTACGACGATGCCGAACGAGCCGCCAGCGACGCGCGCGGCCAGTATCCCGACGATGCCGAACTGGCACGACTGCACGGCATCGCCCTGTTGCAGGTGCAGCGCCCGGCCGACGCCCTCGCGTCCTTGCAGGACGCCGCGCGGCTGGCCCCGCAAAGCATCGAAGTGCAGTGCAACCTCGGCAGCGCCATGCTGGCGGGCGGTGACGCCGACGGCGCCATCGAGCACCTGCGCGCGGCCCTGCGGCAGTCGCCGGGTCACCCCGCCATCCTGCTGACGCTCGGCAATGCACTGATGGCCGCGGCGCGCTTCCAGCATGCGCGCGAGTCGTATGCGATGGCCACGCATGGCGCGCCCACCCATCCCGGCCTGCGCCTGAACCTTGCTGCGGCCGAACTAGAGCTGGGCAACGCGGACCAGGCCCAGGTACACACCGAGGAAGCCCTGCAGCTGTATCCGCGTTTCGACGCTGCCTATGCCCTGCGCGGACGCATCCTGCAGAGCCAAGGCAAAGGCGCCGAAGCCACCCAGGCCTGGCAGCTCGCCGAACGCATTTCCCCGCAGAACCCGCAGTATCCATTTGCCCTCGGCCAGGCCCTGGAAGACGACGGCCAGCTGGCCGCCGCCGCCGAAGCCTACGAGCGCGCCCTGCGACTGGACCCGAACGACGGGCGCGCGCTGAGCCAGCTGCTGTTCCTGCGCCGCCGCCTGTATGACTGGCATGACCTGGATGAACTGAGCCAGCGCGCACAGGCCGCCGTGGCGACGGGAGCCGGCACGATCAGCCCCTTCACCTTGCTGGCCGAAGACGTGGACGCCGAGCTGCAACTCACGGGCGCCAGGAACTACGCCGCAGCGGTCGAGAAGAGCACGGCCCCGCTGCGCAAGCAGTTGGCGTTCACGCACGCCAAGCCGGCGCCGGACAACCCGGTGCGCATCGGTTTCGTGGCGGATGGTTTCAACGAGCACGCGACCGGCCTGCTGGTGGTGGCGATGCTCGAGATCCTGGCCGGCTATGACGACCTGGACGTGCATCTGTTCGCCACCACGCCCGACGATGGCGGGGCGATCCGCCGCCGGCTCGCCGCGGCCACGACGATGCACGACGTCTCCGCGCTCAATCACGCCCAGCTTGCCCAGCGCATCCACGACACAGGCGTCGAGATCCTGGTGGACCTCAACGGCTATTCCGGACGCGACAACGCCGACCTCTTCGCCTTGCGCCCCGCTCCCGTGCAGGTCAACTGGCTGGCCTACGCAGGCAGTACGGGCGCGCCCTGGATGGACTACCTCGTCGCCGACGCCGTGATCCTGCCTGACGAGCTGCGTCCCCATGTCAGCGAGAAGCTGGTGCGTCTGCCGCGCTGTTACCAGCCCAACGACAACACGCGCGAGGTCGCACAGCCGCCGTCGCGGGCCGAATGCGGCCTGCCGGAGCAAGGCACCGTGTTCGCCTGCTTCAACAACAGCTACAAGATCAATCCCGCGGCCTTCGCGCGGCTGATGCTCGTCCTGCAGCAAGTACCCGACAGCGTGCTGTGGCTGTTGAGCGGAAAGGATGGCACCGACGACCGCCTGCGCGCCGCCGCGGGCGCCGCCGGCATCGCGCCGGAGCGCCTGGTGTTCCTGCCACGCCTGCCCCACGCCGACTATCTCTCGCGCTACGTCAACGCCGACCTGTTCCTGGACACGCTGCCGTACAACGCGCACACCACCGCGTCGGATGCCTTGTGGGCGGGCTGTCCCGTGCTGACCTCCACCGGCCGCACCTTCGCCGGGCGCGTCGCCACCAGCCTGCTGCTGCAGCTGGGCCTGCCGGAACTGGTGTGCGAGGACGACGAGGCGTTCATCGCCATGGCGACGCAGCTGGGCAACGATCGCGAGGCGCTGCGCACGCTGCGCCAGCACCTGTCGCAGCAGCGCACGCAGAGTTCCCTGTTCGACATGCAGGGTTTTGCCGGCGATTTCCGCCGCGCCATGCAGGCGATGAGCGCCCGTTATCGCATCGGGCGCCATCCGGTCGATCTGGATCTTTAA
- a CDS encoding acylphosphatase codes for MAAVRFLVSGRVQGVFYRASAREQALALGLTGYAKNLADGRVEVVAAGSPISIDALERWLWQGPSAARVDQVVREACDMPDVEGFRTR; via the coding sequence ATGGCAGCCGTGCGCTTCCTCGTCAGCGGCAGGGTGCAGGGCGTGTTCTATCGCGCCAGCGCCCGCGAGCAGGCGCTGGCGCTCGGCCTGACGGGCTACGCGAAGAATCTTGCCGATGGACGGGTGGAAGTGGTGGCCGCCGGCTCACCGATATCCATCGATGCTCTGGAACGCTGGCTCTGGCAGGGACCATCGGCGGCGCGCGTTGACCAAGTGGTGCGCGAAGCCTGCGACATGCCCGACGTCGAAGGTTTCCGCACGCGCTGA
- a CDS encoding EAL domain-containing protein encodes MPFVLVVAVMIGLCAASLDILSAARAFVGGESRWSKAQKIAVASLEQYLTSKAEADYDRYLDAIAVPLGDHRARIELDRPQPDMAIVASGFGRGGIDASDVPGMARLYRYFHGVGSIRRAIDVWVEADHSIDELAALAAEAHLRISRGDVPRAWVDATTLRLRAIDQRLTPMEYAFSDALGSASRETANLLRVWLCLVAATMVLIASRRARRLLDERTRVASELRASEDRFQLAVAGSNDGLWDWDRLSGHVYLSPRLREMLGLDRSGDGTRQTVFHCLHPDDRHYVMRAVTTHVWWNTPLDVEFRILQRDGSARWFHARGASSRDAAGTSRRMAGSVTEITERRRADAMLFAAKERAEVTLQSIGDAVITTDAKGCIDYLNPSAERLTQWTTDRARGMPVSAICQFAAESSGIPIDDPTMQVLGGQPDWSQGDKLVLLHRDGPATAIDLTATPIRDRNGNMDGVVLVMRDVSSDREHAAQLSYQASHDVLTGLINRREFERRLGRAVGSAEKSGHPFTVLYLDLDQFKLVNDTCSHAAGDELLRQFAALFTGHVRATDAVARLGGDEFVVLLENCAQDAALAIAENLRTAIGDLHFAFGERSFTISASIGLVSLNTDQRLAREDILGAADAACHLAKEKGRNRVQTYHLDDDEVAVRQTEMCWVSRIQAALASNRLRLYAQDIVDLRQPMQRPHVELLVRMVGEDGQMVPPRAFIPAAERYGLMPAIDRWVVQSAFAALRDALERNDEDIPALCTINLSGTSLCEDGLSVFLRQQFNEFAIAPSSICFEITETAAISSLSRATTFIHEMRALGCRFSLDDFGAGMSSFTYLKHLPVDFVKIEGSFVEDMIDDPMDLAMVEAINNIGHVTGKQTIAECVSSPQLLAAVHRLGIDFAQGFVLSVPRPFLQAGDPSMPPQAPAHLVV; translated from the coding sequence ATGCCGTTCGTGCTGGTTGTCGCCGTGATGATCGGGCTGTGCGCCGCCAGCCTGGACATCCTTTCGGCGGCGCGTGCCTTCGTGGGCGGCGAAAGCCGCTGGTCCAAGGCGCAGAAGATTGCCGTCGCCAGCCTGGAGCAATACCTGACCAGCAAGGCCGAAGCCGATTACGACCGTTACCTTGACGCCATCGCGGTGCCCCTGGGCGATCACCGCGCGCGGATCGAGCTGGACCGTCCGCAACCGGACATGGCCATCGTCGCTTCGGGCTTCGGGCGTGGCGGCATCGATGCGTCGGACGTTCCGGGCATGGCCCGCCTGTATCGCTACTTCCACGGGGTCGGCAGCATCCGGCGCGCCATCGACGTATGGGTCGAGGCCGACCACTCCATCGATGAGCTGGCCGCGCTCGCCGCCGAAGCCCACCTGCGCATCAGCCGCGGCGATGTCCCCAGGGCATGGGTGGATGCCACGACGCTGCGCCTGCGTGCCATCGACCAGCGCCTGACGCCGATGGAATACGCCTTCTCCGATGCGTTGGGCAGTGCGTCGCGGGAAACGGCGAACCTGCTGCGCGTATGGCTTTGCCTGGTCGCCGCGACGATGGTGTTGATCGCCTCACGTCGCGCACGCCGCCTGCTTGACGAGCGCACGCGCGTGGCCAGCGAATTGCGCGCCAGCGAGGATCGCTTCCAGCTCGCCGTGGCGGGCAGCAACGACGGCCTGTGGGACTGGGACCGCCTGAGCGGCCACGTTTACCTCTCGCCGCGCCTGCGCGAGATGCTCGGGCTCGACCGCTCCGGCGACGGCACCCGCCAGACCGTATTCCATTGCCTGCATCCGGATGACCGTCATTACGTCATGCGCGCGGTGACCACGCATGTGTGGTGGAACACGCCGCTGGACGTGGAATTCCGCATACTCCAACGGGATGGTTCCGCGCGCTGGTTCCACGCACGCGGCGCCTCGTCGCGCGACGCCGCCGGCACCTCGCGGCGCATGGCCGGATCGGTCACCGAGATCACGGAGCGCCGGCGAGCCGACGCCATGCTGTTCGCGGCGAAGGAGCGCGCCGAAGTCACCTTGCAATCGATCGGCGATGCCGTGATCACCACGGATGCGAAGGGCTGCATCGACTACCTCAACCCCAGCGCGGAACGCCTCACCCAGTGGACCACCGATCGCGCGCGCGGCATGCCGGTAAGTGCCATCTGCCAGTTCGCGGCGGAAAGCAGCGGCATCCCCATCGACGATCCCACCATGCAGGTGCTGGGCGGCCAGCCCGACTGGAGCCAGGGCGACAAGCTCGTGCTCCTGCATCGCGATGGCCCCGCCACGGCCATCGACCTGACCGCCACGCCGATCCGCGACCGCAACGGCAACATGGATGGCGTGGTGCTGGTCATGCGCGACGTCAGCAGCGATCGCGAACACGCCGCGCAACTGAGCTACCAGGCCAGCCACGACGTGCTCACCGGCCTGATCAACCGGCGCGAGTTCGAGCGGCGGCTGGGACGCGCGGTCGGCTCCGCGGAAAAAAGCGGCCATCCATTCACGGTGCTCTACCTTGACCTGGACCAGTTCAAGCTCGTCAACGACACCTGCAGCCATGCCGCGGGCGATGAGCTGCTCCGGCAGTTCGCCGCGCTGTTCACCGGCCATGTGCGCGCGACGGACGCGGTAGCGCGCCTGGGGGGCGACGAGTTCGTCGTGCTGCTGGAGAACTGCGCGCAGGATGCCGCCCTGGCCATCGCGGAAAACCTGCGCACCGCCATCGGCGACCTGCATTTCGCCTTCGGCGAGCGCAGCTTCACCATCAGCGCGAGCATCGGCCTGGTGAGCCTGAACACCGACCAGCGACTGGCGCGCGAGGACATCCTGGGCGCCGCCGACGCCGCCTGCCACCTGGCCAAGGAGAAGGGCCGCAACCGCGTGCAGACGTACCACCTCGATGACGACGAAGTCGCCGTGCGGCAGACCGAAATGTGCTGGGTCAGCCGTATCCAGGCGGCACTCGCCAGCAACCGCTTGCGGCTGTACGCGCAGGACATCGTCGACCTGCGCCAGCCCATGCAGCGCCCGCACGTGGAGCTGCTGGTGCGCATGGTGGGCGAAGACGGCCAGATGGTGCCGCCGCGCGCCTTCATCCCCGCGGCTGAGCGCTATGGCCTGATGCCGGCGATCGACCGCTGGGTGGTGCAGTCCGCCTTCGCCGCGCTGCGCGATGCACTGGAACGCAACGACGAAGACATTCCCGCGCTGTGCACCATCAACCTCTCGGGCACGTCGCTGTGCGAGGACGGCCTGTCCGTGTTCCTGCGCCAGCAGTTCAACGAGTTCGCCATTGCGCCGTCGTCGATCTGCTTCGAGATCACCGAAACCGCCGCGATCTCCAGCCTGTCGCGCGCGACCACCTTCATCCACGAAATGCGCGCCCTTGGCTGCCGCTTCTCGCTGGACGACTTCGGCGCGGGCATGTCCTCATTCACCTATCTCAAGCACCTGCCCGTCGATTTCGTGAAGATCGAGGGCAGCTTCGTCGAGGACATGATCGACGACCCGATGGATCTGGCGATGGTGGAGGCCATCAACAACATTGGTCACGTCACCGGCAAGCAGACCATCGCCGAATGCGTCAGCTCGCCCCAGTTGCTGGCCGCGGTGCACCGGCTAGGCATCGACTTCGCGCAGGGATTCGTGCTGTCGGTGCCCCGGCCCTTCCTGCAGGCCGGCGATCCGTCCATGCCCCCGCAGGCGCCCGCGCACTTGGTGGTCTGA
- a CDS encoding TlpA family protein disulfide reductase — MKLRKPLAAMGFMLAMAGAAQAAMPEQPSIRLTTLDGKPYDLAAQRGKWVIVNYWATWCVPCIKEMPDISNFVAAHKDKVSAIGLAYDDSDVADIKAFLAKHPVSYPVAQVTLDKPLKDFDEPRGLPTTWLIGPDGKVAKRFVGTVNEASLGEAIGLGK, encoded by the coding sequence ATGAAGTTGCGCAAACCGCTCGCCGCCATGGGCTTCATGCTGGCCATGGCCGGCGCGGCGCAAGCCGCCATGCCTGAGCAGCCGTCGATCAGGCTGACCACGCTGGACGGCAAGCCGTACGACCTTGCCGCGCAGCGGGGCAAGTGGGTGATCGTCAACTACTGGGCCACCTGGTGCGTGCCCTGCATCAAGGAGATGCCGGACATCTCGAACTTCGTCGCGGCGCACAAGGACAAGGTGAGCGCCATCGGGCTGGCCTACGACGACAGCGATGTCGCGGACATCAAGGCTTTTCTTGCCAAGCACCCGGTGAGCTACCCCGTGGCGCAGGTCACGCTGGACAAGCCGCTGAAGGATTTCGACGAACCGCGCGGCCTGCCCACGACGTGGCTGATCGGCCCGGATGGCAAGGTCGCCAAGCGTTTCGTGGGCACCGTGAACGAAGCCTCGCTCGGCGAGGCGATCGGCCTGGGCAAGTGA
- a CDS encoding PLP-dependent aminotransferase family protein: MQRIPAGFLPPVAMDAGSDTPMYQQLSDWFRRAISSGQLRPGQRVPSTRNLANELGISRIPVLSAYEQLQSEGFLETFTGAGTCVARAIPADMTLERKKLARPDPTPSPGGSRRTSRRAALLRSPEPTWLANMGAFRVGVPALEAFPAALWSKLVSRHGRHLSAEAMGYGDPMGHLPLREAIADYLGVARAVRCDASQILITTGSQQGLQICAHVLLDEGERVWMEDPGYPGAHQALRTAGAELVPVPVDAEGIDVAHGARVAADARAVYISPSHQFPLGMAMSAPRRMQLLRWAARNDAWIIEDDYDSEYRFGSRPLSSLQGTDTQERVIYLGTFSKVMFPALRLGYLVVPKDLVPDFHAGRDAIDTFSSTLYQSAMTEFIRDGHFARHIRSMRTLYMERRAAVLDAIKRHLGDRLEVIGTEAGMQLAGFLPQDVDDVAVSRKAATVGVSVRPLTPCYLVPPERGGLLLGYGGASQAQIEEGVRRLAGCF; this comes from the coding sequence ATGCAGCGCATCCCCGCCGGATTCCTGCCGCCCGTCGCCATGGACGCGGGCAGCGACACGCCCATGTACCAGCAGCTGTCGGACTGGTTCCGCCGGGCCATCAGCAGCGGGCAGTTGAGGCCGGGGCAGCGTGTTCCCTCCACCCGCAACCTGGCCAATGAGCTGGGCATCTCCCGCATTCCGGTGTTGAGTGCCTATGAGCAGCTGCAGTCGGAGGGGTTCCTGGAAACCTTCACCGGCGCGGGCACCTGCGTGGCGCGGGCGATTCCCGCCGACATGACGCTGGAACGGAAGAAGCTGGCGCGCCCAGACCCCACCCCGTCACCCGGCGGTTCGCGCCGCACCTCGCGTCGCGCCGCGCTGCTGCGCTCACCCGAGCCGACGTGGCTGGCGAACATGGGAGCGTTCCGCGTGGGCGTGCCGGCGCTGGAAGCCTTCCCTGCCGCGCTGTGGTCCAAGCTGGTGAGCCGCCACGGGCGCCATCTGTCGGCGGAGGCCATGGGTTATGGCGATCCGATGGGCCACCTGCCGCTGCGCGAGGCGATCGCCGATTACCTCGGCGTAGCGCGCGCGGTGCGCTGCGATGCCTCGCAGATCCTCATCACCACCGGTTCCCAGCAGGGACTGCAGATCTGCGCGCACGTGCTGCTGGACGAGGGCGAGCGCGTATGGATGGAAGACCCGGGCTATCCCGGCGCGCACCAGGCCCTGCGCACGGCCGGAGCGGAATTGGTGCCGGTGCCGGTGGACGCGGAAGGCATCGATGTGGCGCATGGCGCGCGCGTGGCGGCGGATGCACGCGCCGTGTACATCTCGCCATCGCACCAGTTCCCGCTGGGCATGGCGATGAGCGCACCACGGCGGATGCAGCTGCTGCGCTGGGCCGCTCGAAACGATGCGTGGATCATCGAGGACGACTACGACAGCGAGTACCGTTTTGGCAGCCGTCCGCTGTCGTCGCTGCAGGGCACCGACACGCAGGAACGCGTGATCTATCTGGGCACATTCAGCAAGGTGATGTTTCCCGCCCTGCGGCTGGGTTATCTGGTCGTGCCCAAAGACCTCGTCCCGGATTTCCACGCGGGACGCGATGCGATCGATACGTTCTCGTCCACGCTTTACCAGTCGGCGATGACGGAGTTCATCCGCGACGGCCATTTCGCCCGACACATCCGCAGCATGCGTACGCTTTACATGGAGCGGCGCGCCGCCGTGCTCGACGCCATCAAGCGTCACCTGGGCGATCGCCTGGAAGTGATCGGCACCGAGGCCGGCATGCAGCTGGCCGGCTTCCTGCCGCAGGACGTGGATGACGTGGCGGTATCGCGCAAGGCGGCCACGGTGGGCGTCTCCGTGCGGCCGCTGACGCCGTGCTACCTGGTGCCGCCGGAACGTGGTGGCCTGCTTCTCGGCTATGGCGGCGCGAGCCAGGCGCAGATCGAGGAAGGTGTGCGCCGGCTTGCCGGGTGTTTCTAG
- a CDS encoding YihY family inner membrane protein, with the protein MALRFDRDRLQSFRQFVWQRFIDDKCFETAGALSYTTLVSLVPLIVASLAIFAAFPAFANARGMLIDFAFHNLVPAAGEHVQDYLDLFAANASKLTGISVLVMFFSALSMMVSIEDRMNRIWRVQRQRGWASRLLLYWAALTLGPVLVVGGIAVASFATALPMLNDAANTLNLKERLVGVLPFVVTFLTLMLIYMVVPNRRVNWRHAAIGALMGAVLFEIARWGFARFIHQAHTYQQIYGAIAALPIFLLWIYLSWVIVILCASVAASVSAFDYLPPSDFLPEDAALLGLLVVLGHFIEAQRQGRKINPDTVRAEEPRLHRASIVDYFGDLQRACLIQGEVGGGWLLTRSLDSTDLMRVYAHCSYRVPLHPADEAREHNLRLPAPLVALLDEAALSLGNMLHKTLDAAYPLGVPASNHTKETS; encoded by the coding sequence ATGGCCTTGCGTTTCGATCGCGACCGCTTGCAGAGCTTCCGCCAGTTCGTCTGGCAGCGGTTCATCGATGACAAGTGTTTCGAAACGGCGGGCGCGTTGTCCTACACCACGCTGGTGTCGCTGGTCCCGCTGATCGTGGCGTCGCTGGCGATCTTCGCCGCCTTTCCGGCCTTCGCCAATGCGCGCGGCATGCTGATCGACTTCGCCTTCCACAACCTGGTGCCCGCGGCGGGCGAGCACGTGCAGGACTATCTCGACCTATTCGCCGCCAACGCGAGCAAGCTCACCGGCATCAGCGTGCTGGTGATGTTCTTCAGCGCGTTGTCGATGATGGTGAGTATCGAGGACCGCATGAACCGCATCTGGCGCGTGCAGCGCCAGCGCGGCTGGGCATCGCGCCTGCTGCTGTACTGGGCCGCGCTCACGCTGGGGCCGGTACTGGTAGTGGGTGGCATTGCGGTGGCGTCGTTCGCGACGGCCTTGCCGATGCTCAACGACGCGGCGAACACGCTCAACCTGAAAGAGCGGCTGGTCGGCGTGCTTCCGTTCGTCGTGACCTTCCTGACGCTGATGCTGATCTACATGGTGGTGCCCAATCGCCGCGTGAACTGGCGCCATGCGGCCATCGGTGCGCTGATGGGGGCGGTACTGTTCGAAATCGCCCGTTGGGGGTTCGCACGCTTCATCCATCAGGCGCACACCTACCAGCAGATCTACGGGGCGATCGCGGCACTGCCGATCTTCCTGCTGTGGATCTACCTGTCGTGGGTCATCGTGATCCTGTGCGCATCGGTGGCCGCCTCGGTCTCCGCGTTCGATTACCTGCCGCCTTCGGACTTCCTGCCGGAAGATGCCGCCCTGCTGGGCCTGCTCGTGGTGCTGGGGCATTTCATCGAAGCGCAGCGGCAGGGGCGCAAGATCAATCCCGATACCGTGCGCGCGGAGGAACCACGCCTGCATCGCGCCTCCATCGTGGATTATTTCGGCGACCTTCAGCGCGCCTGCCTGATTCAGGGCGAAGTCGGCGGCGGCTGGTTGCTGACGCGCAGTCTCGACAGCACCGACCTGATGCGCGTATATGCTCATTGCTCGTACCGGGTGCCGCTGCATCCCGCGGACGAGGCCCGCGAGCACAACCTACGCCTGCCCGCCCCGCTGGTCGCGCTGCTCGACGAAGCCGCGCTGTCGCTTGGCAACATGCTGCACAAGACGCTGGACGCGGCCTATCCGCTGGGCGTGCCGGCATCGAACCACACCAAGGAAACATCGTGA
- the ppk2 gene encoding polyphosphate kinase 2, whose product MGKKTKTYRHVMAELQLELAGLHRWLRRSGHRLVVVFEGRDAAGKGGTIKAITESMDTRGYRIAALGKPSETESSQWYFQRYVDHLPSAGEIVLFDRSWYNRAVIEPAMGFCSKAQYKAFMSAVPAFEKLLTDDGIILLKYWLAVDQEEQEDRFEDRAKDPLKRWKLSPVDMASRDKYEEIGHLRDLMIERTHRPSAPWFVVDYNDQKRGRVNLIRHLLEQVPRHDESIPETKLPKLKGKPKTEHVTRKAEWVPDTWED is encoded by the coding sequence ATGGGCAAGAAGACAAAGACGTACCGCCATGTCATGGCCGAACTCCAGCTGGAGCTCGCCGGCCTGCACCGCTGGCTGCGGCGCAGCGGCCACCGGCTGGTAGTGGTCTTTGAAGGCAGGGATGCCGCCGGCAAGGGTGGCACCATCAAGGCCATCACCGAATCGATGGACACGCGCGGCTACCGCATTGCCGCCCTGGGCAAGCCCAGCGAAACCGAATCCTCGCAATGGTATTTCCAGCGATACGTGGATCATCTCCCCAGCGCGGGTGAAATCGTGCTGTTCGACCGCAGCTGGTACAACCGCGCAGTCATCGAGCCCGCCATGGGCTTTTGCAGCAAGGCGCAGTACAAGGCCTTCATGTCGGCCGTGCCGGCCTTCGAGAAGCTGCTTACCGACGACGGCATCATCCTGCTCAAGTACTGGCTCGCCGTGGACCAGGAAGAACAGGAGGACCGCTTCGAAGATCGCGCCAAGGATCCCCTCAAGCGCTGGAAGCTCTCTCCCGTGGACATGGCCTCGCGCGACAAGTACGAAGAAATCGGCCATCTGCGCGACCTGATGATCGAACGCACGCACCGGCCGAGCGCGCCGTGGTTCGTGGTGGACTACAACGACCAGAAGCGCGGGCGGGTCAACCTGATCCGCCACCTGCTCGAACAGGTACCGCGCCACGACGAAAGCATTCCCGAAACCAAGCTGCCCAAGCTCAAGGGCAAGCCCAAAACCGAGCACGTCACCCGCAAGGCGGAGTGGGTGCCCGACACCTGGGAAGACTGA
- a CDS encoding DUF2069 domain-containing protein, translating into MSTPVTANYRVGLAAWAALTLLQLTWHGWLFPAQSMPSWLVLCLTVVPLLLPLFAIRDVRRALLWVGILSLFYFCHGVSEAWSAPGERWLAWLEILFTLTLIGVLGAGVKRRRPA; encoded by the coding sequence ATGAGCACGCCCGTCACCGCCAACTATCGCGTCGGGCTGGCGGCATGGGCGGCGCTCACGCTGCTGCAGCTGACCTGGCACGGCTGGCTGTTTCCCGCGCAGTCCATGCCCTCGTGGCTGGTGCTGTGCCTCACCGTGGTGCCGCTGCTGCTGCCGCTGTTCGCCATCCGCGACGTGCGGCGCGCCCTCCTGTGGGTCGGCATCCTCAGCCTGTTCTATTTCTGCCATGGCGTGAGCGAGGCCTGGAGTGCACCGGGCGAGCGCTGGCTGGCGTGGCTGGAGATCCTGTTCACGCTGACCTTGATTGGCGTGCTGGGCGCGGGCGTGAAGCGTCGTCGCCCCGCCTGA